The following are encoded together in the Parabacteroides chongii genome:
- a CDS encoding sigma-54-dependent transcriptional regulator, whose protein sequence is MGKVLIIDDEKQILGLLSRIIGLEGYDVLQAATCKAGLKQLEQHTPEVILCDVCLPDGSGVELVSELKKLRPLSEVILLTAHGNIPDGVQAIKNGAFDYITKGDDNNKILPLIAKAMKKASAAYQQSKLSASPVGKQYSFDTIIGKSPAIQEAIALARKVAQTDVPVLLTGETGTGKEVFAQSIHQHSTRSGKAFVAINCSSFSRDLLESEMFGHKAGAFTGALKETKGLFEEADNGTIFLDEIGEMAFDLQAKLLRILETGEFIKIGDTRPVKVNVRVIAATNRDLSKEIAEGHFREDLFYRLSVFQIHLPALRERAEDIPLHVKAFVSALSARMGKEIKTISPDYIDLLKKNQWKGNVRELRNVVERSLIIADGDTLDTDSLPLNIQRADAVETEAYAGFDLSGVEKMHIQKVLKYTKGNKTETSRLLGIGLTTLYRKIEEYGL, encoded by the coding sequence ATGGGAAAAGTATTGATTATTGACGACGAAAAGCAGATTTTAGGTTTATTATCACGGATCATCGGACTGGAAGGATACGATGTTCTCCAGGCGGCCACCTGCAAGGCGGGTCTGAAACAACTGGAGCAGCATACGCCCGAAGTAATCCTGTGCGATGTCTGCCTGCCCGACGGCAGCGGCGTCGAACTTGTCAGCGAACTAAAGAAGCTGCGCCCCCTCTCCGAAGTCATTTTACTGACGGCGCACGGTAATATCCCCGACGGCGTACAAGCCATCAAGAACGGTGCTTTCGATTATATCACCAAAGGCGATGATAATAACAAAATACTCCCCTTGATCGCCAAGGCGATGAAAAAAGCCTCCGCCGCTTATCAGCAAAGCAAGCTGTCCGCCTCGCCGGTCGGCAAGCAATACTCGTTCGACACCATCATTGGCAAATCGCCAGCCATCCAGGAAGCGATTGCCCTCGCCCGCAAGGTTGCCCAGACCGATGTGCCTGTTCTCCTGACAGGTGAGACCGGGACGGGAAAGGAAGTCTTCGCCCAATCCATCCACCAGCACAGTACCCGGAGCGGAAAAGCCTTCGTTGCCATCAACTGCTCTTCTTTCAGCCGTGACCTGTTGGAGAGTGAGATGTTCGGACACAAGGCCGGAGCCTTTACAGGTGCATTGAAAGAGACAAAAGGTCTTTTCGAAGAGGCGGACAACGGCACGATCTTCCTCGACGAGATCGGGGAAATGGCTTTCGACCTGCAAGCCAAGCTGCTCCGTATCCTTGAAACCGGCGAGTTCATCAAGATCGGCGATACACGTCCTGTCAAGGTCAATGTGCGCGTCATAGCGGCAACCAACCGTGACTTGTCGAAAGAGATTGCCGAGGGACATTTCCGGGAGGATTTATTTTACCGCCTGTCGGTTTTCCAGATCCATCTGCCGGCGTTACGGGAACGTGCGGAGGATATTCCGCTGCATGTGAAGGCTTTCGTCTCCGCCTTGTCTGCCAGGATGGGAAAAGAGATCAAGACAATCTCGCCGGATTACATTGATCTGCTGAAAAAAAATCAATGGAAAGGGAATGTGCGTGAGCTTCGCAATGTGGTGGAGCGCAGTCTGATCATTGCCGACGGCGATACGCTGGATACGGATTCGCTGCCGTTGAATATACAACGGGCAGATGCGGTAGAGACAGAGGCTTATGCCGGATTCGATCTGAGCGGCGTTGAGAAGATGCATATTCAGAAGGTGCTGAAATATACGAAAGGGAACAAGACGGAGACTTCGCGGCTATTGGGGATCGGGTTGACAACGCTTTACAGGAAGATTGAGGAATATGGGTTGTGA
- a CDS encoding chloramphenicol acetyltransferase: protein MDKQATFPRRQIIDIESWERKDNFNFFRNFLNPCITITSEVECSVAREKAKANGESFFLHYLYAILRAANEIKELRFRVDNKGQILYFETVDVLCPVRMHANGKFYTVRIPWKEDFGDFHREARHIIDSIPEDGDPYATENGSSEDQRYSVILVSATPDLYFTSMTHTQERPSGSSYPLLNVGKAVVRDSRLVMPVAINVHHGFVDGAHLATFFQKVEAYLQ from the coding sequence ATGGATAAGCAAGCGACTTTTCCCAGAAGGCAGATCATTGATATCGAATCGTGGGAACGGAAAGATAACTTTAATTTCTTCAGAAACTTCCTGAATCCCTGTATCACCATCACTTCCGAAGTAGAATGCAGTGTCGCGCGCGAAAAGGCGAAAGCGAACGGAGAGTCCTTCTTCCTGCATTACTTATATGCAATCCTGCGGGCAGCAAACGAGATCAAAGAGCTTCGGTTCCGCGTGGATAACAAGGGACAGATCCTCTATTTCGAGACAGTCGATGTGTTGTGCCCTGTCCGGATGCATGCGAATGGGAAGTTTTATACGGTCAGGATTCCCTGGAAAGAGGATTTCGGGGACTTCCACCGCGAAGCACGGCATATCATCGACTCCATTCCGGAAGACGGTGATCCGTACGCAACCGAAAACGGCTCTTCGGAGGACCAGCGATACAGCGTCATTCTGGTAAGTGCTACGCCCGACCTTTATTTTACTTCAATGACTCATACGCAGGAGCGGCCGAGCGGTAGCAGTTATCCGTTACTGAATGTCGGCAAGGCGGTTGTAAGGGATAGCAGGCTGGTGATGCCTGTCGCCATCAACGTGCATCATGGTTTTGTCGACGGTGCGCACCTGGCAACCTTTTTTCAGAAGGTAGAAGCATATTTACAATAA
- a CDS encoding RNA polymerase sigma factor, with the protein MNAFHFQQKLVSLQENMMNFALMLTADRNDAEDLLQDTTLKVLSNQEKFVDNVNFKGWVLTVMRNIFINNYHKVVRTQTVIDSGADLYNLDVTNDSGFESPDKAYQMQEISKAIEQLNDDLRVPFSMYLSGYKYHEIAEKLDLPLGTIKSRIFFARQELQKALKDFRYA; encoded by the coding sequence ATGAATGCCTTCCATTTCCAACAAAAACTAGTGAGCTTACAAGAAAACATGATGAATTTCGCTCTCATGCTCACTGCCGACCGCAATGATGCCGAGGATTTGTTGCAAGACACGACACTGAAGGTGTTAAGCAACCAGGAAAAGTTTGTTGACAATGTCAACTTCAAAGGATGGGTTTTGACAGTGATGCGTAATATTTTCATAAATAACTATCATAAAGTAGTACGTACACAGACGGTTATCGATTCGGGTGCCGATCTGTATAACTTGGATGTCACGAACGACTCCGGGTTTGAATCTCCTGATAAGGCCTATCAGATGCAGGAAATATCAAAAGCCATCGAACAATTGAACGATGACTTGAGAGTACCTTTCTCCATGTATCTGAGCGGTTATAAATATCATGAAATTGCAGAGAAGCTGGATCTTCCGTTGGGAACTATCAAAAGTCGTATCTTTTTTGCCCGTCAGGAATTACAGAAAGCTTTGAAAGATTTTCGTTATGCATAA
- a CDS encoding sugar MFS transporter: MEKKNKQSLFAAPNGKSYLIPFILITSLFLLWGFAHGLLDVLNKHFQGAFTMTKAESGLVQFSTYIAYFLMALPAGMFMKRYGYKQGIILGLLLFAAGAFAFIPAAFLHSATPFLVALFVIACGLCILETAANPYSTILGPAESGAQRLNLSQSFNGLGWILGPLVGGALIFGGAQDDPFTLTKPYILVGCVVLLVAVLFFFTRLPEVKTEELEEAADDAELPATSMWRHGQFVRAVLAQFCYCAAQTGIFSFFINYVTEANPEMTNVEASRILAFGGMALFMIGRLSGSFTMKWMSPGKLLTWFALADAVCMALVIVSAGTISLYALYISFFFMSIMFPTIFALGLEGMGTYTKKASSYIVMGVAGGAFSPMLMGYIGENNMAIGFFVPLVAFLYILYFAIKCRK; the protein is encoded by the coding sequence ATGGAAAAGAAAAACAAACAAAGCTTATTCGCCGCCCCGAACGGCAAATCCTACCTTATCCCGTTTATCCTGATCACGAGCCTGTTCCTTTTGTGGGGATTTGCACACGGATTGCTGGACGTTCTGAATAAACATTTCCAGGGAGCTTTCACCATGACGAAAGCCGAAAGCGGCCTGGTGCAATTCTCTACCTACATCGCTTATTTCCTGATGGCGCTGCCTGCGGGTATGTTTATGAAACGTTACGGTTATAAGCAAGGCATTATCCTCGGGTTGCTGCTTTTTGCTGCGGGTGCTTTTGCTTTTATACCTGCCGCTTTCCTGCATTCGGCAACCCCTTTTTTGGTGGCGTTGTTTGTTATCGCCTGCGGATTATGTATTTTGGAGACGGCTGCAAATCCGTATTCAACCATACTCGGTCCGGCAGAATCGGGTGCACAACGATTGAATCTCTCGCAGTCGTTCAACGGATTGGGATGGATATTAGGCCCGCTGGTTGGCGGAGCATTGATCTTCGGTGGGGCGCAGGATGATCCTTTCACGTTGACAAAGCCCTATATATTGGTAGGCTGCGTCGTGTTGCTGGTAGCTGTCCTGTTCTTCTTCACACGTCTGCCGGAAGTGAAGACGGAGGAACTGGAGGAGGCTGCCGACGATGCGGAACTTCCGGCTACTTCCATGTGGCGGCACGGACAGTTTGTGCGGGCGGTATTGGCACAGTTCTGTTATTGTGCGGCACAGACAGGTATTTTCAGCTTCTTTATTAATTATGTAACGGAGGCGAACCCGGAAATGACGAATGTCGAGGCTTCACGGATACTTGCATTCGGTGGGATGGCATTGTTTATGATCGGCCGTCTGTCCGGCAGTTTCACGATGAAATGGATGTCGCCCGGAAAGCTGCTGACCTGGTTTGCGCTGGCGGATGCGGTTTGCATGGCATTGGTGATTGTTTCTGCAGGAACGATTTCATTGTATGCATTATATATTTCTTTCTTCTTTATGTCGATCATGTTTCCGACGATCTTCGCACTAGGACTGGAGGGGATGGGTACTTACACCAAAAAGGCTTCTTCTTATATTGTGATGGGCGTTGCCGGAGGTGCTTTCAGCCCGATGCTGATGGGATACATCGGCGAAAACAATATGGCGATCGGATTTTTCGTCCCACTGGTCGCATTCCTATACATATTATATTTCGCAATCAAATGCCGGAAATAA
- a CDS encoding DUF4153 domain-containing protein: MKKKIEAIMIRLRSAVRQHPVEVFMSVVFSLAGCVHFESGYEYDFLVGPLSYFPILFLATYTLNGLTKPGSPAAAIRLRPIYYLSAFFFIPFLWMTDTAIWTPTYLVSLVVIQLVYLISGWKRDNDDFVRIALRYLKAMLSAGLLAGVAYLLAISINASIRYIFEIWEDSYRWFYTEAAYLIFMCGMPLLFLMFNQEKEERDESRNRLFEVLLNYVLSPVLLIYAVILYLYFIKVAVLWSLPKGAVAYIVVSFISATFILKGCQVFLSKRYYDWFYKYASWVVLPALVMYWIGTYYRINQYGFTEPRVYLVAVGGILTGLVVLFLTKRWGRYLYAACLSVVLLSAVTYIPGITAKDIERISQEGRENEPGNERRYDRYSYMEIDNKYPIDLSGYQLLIPVTGYQNDNCMYTINNNDTLRLFNKDKAVVYSEALSSFWEGQLKKAGVNPTDTIPEAAFPNLLVLDMDSAKLIFQSIHLYRPSVDSAYTISYMTPSFYLKKKD, from the coding sequence ATGAAAAAGAAAATAGAAGCCATCATGATCCGCCTGCGTTCGGCAGTCAGACAACATCCGGTAGAAGTCTTCATGTCAGTCGTTTTCAGCCTGGCAGGATGTGTTCATTTCGAGAGCGGGTATGAATACGACTTCCTCGTGGGACCGCTGTCCTATTTTCCGATCCTGTTTTTGGCGACCTATACGCTGAACGGCCTGACAAAGCCGGGTAGTCCGGCTGCAGCTATCCGGTTGCGTCCCATATATTATCTTTCCGCGTTCTTCTTTATACCGTTCCTTTGGATGACGGATACAGCCATTTGGACACCGACCTATCTGGTCTCGCTGGTCGTGATACAGCTCGTCTACCTCATAAGCGGCTGGAAACGCGACAATGACGATTTTGTCCGTATTGCCCTGCGCTATCTCAAAGCGATGCTGTCAGCCGGACTGCTTGCCGGAGTCGCCTATCTGCTGGCGATATCCATCAATGCTTCCATACGATATATCTTTGAAATATGGGAAGACAGTTACAGATGGTTCTACACCGAGGCTGCGTATCTGATATTTATGTGCGGGATGCCTTTGCTGTTTTTAATGTTCAACCAGGAGAAAGAGGAGAGGGACGAGAGCCGCAACCGGCTGTTTGAAGTCTTGCTGAACTATGTCCTTTCACCCGTGCTGCTGATCTATGCGGTGATATTGTACCTCTATTTTATTAAGGTAGCCGTGCTATGGTCATTGCCGAAAGGAGCGGTAGCTTATATCGTAGTCAGTTTTATTTCGGCTACATTTATATTGAAAGGATGTCAGGTGTTCCTTTCCAAAAGGTATTACGACTGGTTTTATAAATACGCCAGCTGGGTGGTATTGCCCGCGCTGGTGATGTACTGGATCGGGACTTATTACCGTATCAACCAGTACGGCTTTACGGAACCCCGTGTTTATTTGGTCGCAGTGGGAGGGATACTGACCGGACTGGTCGTGCTGTTCCTGACGAAACGGTGGGGCAGGTATTTGTATGCCGCATGTCTGTCGGTCGTCCTGCTGTCGGCGGTTACTTATATTCCGGGCATCACGGCAAAGGATATCGAAAGGATTTCGCAAGAGGGAAGGGAGAACGAGCCGGGGAATGAGAGACGTTACGACCGGTATTCCTATATGGAGATAGACAACAAGTATCCGATCGATCTTTCCGGTTACCAGTTGCTGATCCCTGTGACAGGCTATCAGAACGATAATTGCATGTACACCATCAACAACAACGATACATTACGTTTATTTAACAAAGACAAGGCTGTTGTGTACAGCGAAGCCCTGTCTTCTTTTTGGGAGGGACAACTAAAGAAAGCCGGAGTAAATCCGACGGATACGATACCGGAAGCCGCTTTCCCCAATCTGCTTGTTTTAGATATGGATTCGGCAAAGCTGATTTTTCAGAGTATTCATTTGTATCGTCCTTCCGTCGATTCGGCGTATACAATATCTTATATGACACCTTCGTTTTATCTGAAGAAGAAAGACTGA
- a CDS encoding ferritin → MLSRKLSDALNEQILAEMWSSNLYLSMYIHFSQIGLDGCAHWMKKQSQEELEHAYKMIDYSIQRGGQVKLDQVNVVPTAFGTPLEVFEHVYSHEVHVSELIDKLVDIAHAENDKATQDFLWGFVREQVEEEATAKNIVEKLKLYGEHHVAIMDHHLAKR, encoded by the coding sequence ATTTTAAGTAGAAAATTATCCGATGCTCTCAATGAGCAGATATTGGCAGAGATGTGGTCTTCCAATCTTTATTTATCCATGTATATCCATTTTAGCCAGATCGGTCTGGACGGCTGTGCACATTGGATGAAAAAGCAATCACAGGAAGAACTGGAACATGCGTATAAAATGATCGATTACTCCATTCAGCGTGGCGGACAGGTGAAACTGGATCAGGTCAATGTGGTTCCGACCGCTTTCGGTACACCGCTGGAAGTATTCGAGCATGTTTATTCGCACGAAGTACATGTATCGGAGCTGATCGACAAGCTGGTAGACATCGCCCACGCTGAAAATGACAAGGCTACGCAGGATTTCCTTTGGGGATTCGTTCGTGAGCAGGTGGAAGAAGAAGCTACAGCCAAGAACATCGTCGAAAAGCTGAAGCTGTACGGCGAACATCATGTGGCGATCATGGATCATCATCTCGCCAAAAGATAG
- a CDS encoding SGNH/GDSL hydrolase family protein gives MKQIAKIACLLLGLAISNPFMKAENKKSMNIIFIGNSITAGALIADPAHDAPPVKAALYLTKQHSVTSVKYSNQGVSGCTTTDYLPATETLFPKARAAADKFADETWATLIFSIMLGTNDSAITGPNGAPASPEKYEENMKAIINQLLALYPTCKIVLNRPVWYSPNTYNGAMYLKEGLNRLQSYYPVLQSLVEEYAKRFPGQVFMGDTEAFDYFKENYLTDLFPEDGNAGTFYLHPNEKGAAVLGEFWGKAILKAVE, from the coding sequence ATGAAACAGATCGCGAAAATAGCCTGCCTGCTGCTGGGACTGGCAATCAGTAACCCTTTTATGAAGGCGGAAAATAAAAAGAGTATGAATATCATATTTATAGGAAACAGCATTACTGCCGGAGCTTTGATCGCAGACCCTGCGCACGATGCCCCTCCGGTGAAAGCAGCCTTGTACCTGACCAAACAACACTCCGTCACATCGGTCAAATACTCCAATCAGGGAGTAAGCGGCTGCACGACCACGGATTATCTTCCGGCTACGGAAACCTTGTTCCCGAAAGCGAGAGCCGCCGCCGACAAGTTTGCCGATGAAACCTGGGCGACCCTGATCTTCTCCATTATGCTGGGGACGAATGACAGCGCTATCACCGGTCCGAACGGTGCACCCGCTTCGCCGGAGAAATACGAGGAAAACATGAAAGCCATCATCAACCAGTTGCTCGCCTTGTACCCGACTTGCAAGATCGTCCTGAACCGTCCGGTATGGTACAGTCCGAACACGTACAACGGGGCAATGTATCTGAAGGAGGGGCTGAACCGTTTGCAAAGTTACTATCCGGTACTGCAATCGCTCGTGGAAGAATATGCCAAACGTTTCCCCGGACAAGTGTTCATGGGCGACACGGAGGCATTCGATTATTTCAAGGAAAACTACCTGACAGACCTTTTCCCTGAAGACGGGAATGCCGGAACCTTCTATCTCCATCCCAACGAGAAAGGCGCGGCGGTGCTGGGTGAGTTTTGGGGGAAAGCCATTTTGAAGGCTGTCGAATAA
- a CDS encoding glycine betaine ABC transporter substrate-binding protein gives MKRLFILINLILLLAVLMFLVSCNRAKDPKEISIGYVNWSEGIAMSYLAKAMLEEQGYKVILKNADIAPIFTSVAAGKVDLFLDAWLPNTHVDYMKKYGDRLETIGIPFENARLGLAVPSYVTINTIEELNANKERFKGEIIGIDIGASLMNLTEDAVNDYGLQLKLMPSSGPTMTAFLQKSVEHNDWIVVTGWTPHWMFARYDLKFLDDDKGVYGDTEHIAAVATKGFSETHPFVAAFFKNFRFTNEQLSELMNIMEDYPLRELEGAKVWLKKHPEIVDLFLSSQTNNLTQLNRYETDRENSLPAAGTGNQ, from the coding sequence ATGAAAAGATTATTTATACTTATCAACCTGATCCTGCTGCTGGCTGTCCTGATGTTCCTGGTCAGCTGCAACCGTGCCAAAGACCCGAAAGAAATTTCCATCGGCTACGTGAACTGGTCGGAAGGCATCGCCATGAGTTATCTTGCCAAGGCGATGCTGGAGGAGCAGGGCTACAAGGTGATATTGAAGAATGCCGACATCGCCCCGATCTTCACCTCGGTAGCAGCCGGAAAAGTCGACCTCTTTCTGGATGCCTGGCTTCCGAATACCCATGTCGACTACATGAAGAAATACGGCGACCGCCTGGAAACGATCGGCATCCCTTTTGAGAACGCCCGTTTAGGTCTGGCCGTCCCGTCCTACGTGACGATCAATACGATCGAAGAACTGAATGCCAATAAGGAACGCTTCAAAGGCGAAATTATCGGTATCGATATTGGTGCCAGCCTGATGAACCTGACGGAAGACGCCGTAAACGATTACGGCCTGCAACTCAAATTAATGCCTTCCAGCGGCCCGACCATGACCGCCTTCCTCCAGAAGTCCGTGGAGCATAACGACTGGATCGTCGTCACAGGCTGGACCCCCCACTGGATGTTCGCCCGTTATGACCTCAAGTTCCTCGACGACGACAAAGGTGTTTATGGCGATACCGAGCATATTGCAGCCGTTGCCACCAAAGGCTTCTCCGAGACGCACCCATTTGTGGCGGCCTTCTTCAAAAACTTTAGATTCACCAACGAGCAGTTGAGCGAACTGATGAACATCATGGAAGACTATCCGTTACGCGAACTGGAAGGCGCAAAAGTTTGGTTGAAAAAGCACCCCGAAATAGTTGATTTATTTTTATCTTCGCAGACAAATAATCTAACTCAACTGAACAGATATGAAACAGATCGCGAAAATAGCCTGCCTGCTGCTGGGACTGGCAATCAGTAA
- a CDS encoding ABC transporter permease produces MINIGKYIEIVINWMTEHWAHFFDVVNNLIGGFIDAFQNGLLWIPFFIMIAALTVLAWYKAGKGTAALTLLGLLLIYGMGFWEQTMQTVALVLSSTVIALVLGVPLGIWTARNRVAAKIIRPVMDLMQTMPAFVYLIPAVLFFGLGPVPGAFATVIFAMPPVVRLTDLGIRQVPEDIVEATRSFGATSGQLLFKVQLPLALPTIMTGVNQTIMMALSMVVIAAMISAGGLGEIVLKGITQMKIGLGFEGGIAVVILAIILDRITQGFVRKK; encoded by the coding sequence ATGATCAATATCGGAAAATATATAGAAATCGTCATCAACTGGATGACGGAACACTGGGCGCATTTTTTTGATGTCGTCAATAACCTGATCGGAGGCTTTATCGATGCCTTCCAGAACGGCCTGCTATGGATACCTTTTTTTATAATGATTGCAGCCCTGACCGTATTGGCTTGGTATAAAGCCGGAAAAGGGACTGCCGCTTTGACACTACTGGGGTTGCTTCTGATCTACGGAATGGGCTTTTGGGAACAGACTATGCAGACCGTCGCATTAGTTCTGTCCTCTACCGTGATTGCCCTGGTCCTCGGTGTACCGCTGGGAATATGGACGGCGCGTAACCGGGTTGCTGCCAAGATAATCCGCCCCGTCATGGACCTGATGCAGACCATGCCCGCCTTCGTTTACCTGATCCCCGCGGTTTTGTTCTTCGGATTGGGACCCGTACCAGGTGCATTCGCGACCGTTATTTTCGCCATGCCGCCCGTAGTTCGTCTGACGGACCTCGGTATCCGGCAGGTTCCGGAAGATATCGTCGAGGCGACCCGTTCTTTTGGTGCCACCTCCGGACAGTTGCTATTCAAAGTACAGCTTCCTTTGGCATTGCCGACGATTATGACCGGCGTCAATCAGACAATCATGATGGCGCTCTCGATGGTGGTCATCGCCGCAATGATCTCGGCAGGCGGTTTGGGTGAGATAGTCCTCAAAGGAATCACCCAGATGAAGATCGGCCTCGGTTTTGAAGGCGGCATTGCCGTCGTGATCCTCGCGATCATCCTCGACCGTATTACCCAGGGATTTGTCCGCAAGAAATAA
- a CDS encoding quaternary amine ABC transporter ATP-binding protein: MAKIEIKNLSILFGPEKSRAKKMILKGKSKQEILKETGCTVAVRNANLEIEEGEMFVIMGLSGSGKSTLLRCINRLNEPTMGEIRVNGIDITRSSDKELLQIRRKELAMVFQHFGLLPHRTVLNNVSFGLELQGVPKQEREKKALESILQVGLKGYENQRVDELSGGMQQRVGLARALANNPEVLLMDEAFSALDPLIREQMQDELLLLQEKMKRTIVFITHDLDEAIKLGDRIAIMKDGVIVQVGTPEEILTDPANDYVTRFTESVDRGRIVTASSIMLRQPIVVRIKRDGPETILRKMRERRLYALPVIGNDDQFIGEIHYKDVLNLRKEGGKDIGSIIKKEVPSVLENTIVEDMLPLLSKVRQALPVVDENNRLLGVIPPSAIIIEMTGKDEKEIEEIIQNAIDL, encoded by the coding sequence ATGGCAAAAATAGAAATAAAAAACTTATCCATCCTTTTCGGTCCCGAAAAGAGCCGGGCGAAAAAGATGATCCTGAAAGGGAAAAGCAAACAGGAAATACTAAAAGAAACAGGCTGTACCGTTGCCGTGCGTAACGCGAACCTGGAAATAGAAGAAGGCGAGATGTTTGTCATTATGGGGCTTTCCGGCAGCGGTAAATCGACCTTATTACGCTGTATCAACCGGCTGAACGAGCCGACAATGGGAGAGATTCGGGTGAACGGGATAGATATAACCCGTTCGTCGGACAAGGAACTGTTGCAGATACGGCGAAAAGAGTTGGCGATGGTTTTCCAGCACTTCGGCCTGCTACCTCACCGCACCGTCCTGAATAACGTATCCTTCGGCCTCGAATTGCAAGGCGTCCCTAAGCAGGAACGCGAAAAGAAAGCCCTGGAGAGCATCCTTCAGGTCGGTCTGAAAGGGTACGAAAACCAGCGGGTCGATGAACTGTCAGGCGGAATGCAGCAGCGCGTCGGACTGGCACGTGCCCTGGCAAACAATCCCGAGGTCCTTTTGATGGATGAAGCCTTCTCTGCACTCGACCCGCTGATCCGTGAACAGATGCAGGACGAGTTGCTGCTCTTGCAGGAGAAGATGAAAAGGACGATCGTCTTTATCACCCACGACCTGGACGAGGCGATCAAGCTGGGCGACCGTATCGCCATTATGAAAGACGGTGTCATCGTGCAGGTGGGAACACCGGAAGAGATACTGACCGACCCTGCCAACGATTACGTCACCCGTTTTACGGAAAGCGTGGACCGCGGCCGAATCGTAACAGCCTCGTCAATCATGCTCAGGCAACCCATTGTTGTCAGGATCAAAAGGGACGGTCCGGAAACCATCCTCCGGAAGATGCGCGAAAGACGCCTCTACGCACTGCCCGTCATCGGCAATGATGACCAATTCATCGGAGAGATACACTATAAAGATGTACTGAACCTGCGGAAAGAAGGCGGGAAGGATATCGGCTCCATTATCAAAAAAGAAGTCCCGTCCGTTCTCGAAAATACCATTGTGGAAGATATGCTCCCTCTGCTGTCCAAAGTACGGCAGGCATTGCCGGTAGTCGATGAGAACAACCGTTTGCTGGGCGTTATCCCTCCGTCCGCCATCATCATTGAAATGACAGGAAAAGACGAAAAAGAAATAGAAGAAATAATTCAAAACGCAATAGATTTATGA
- a CDS encoding DUF3298 and DUF4163 domain-containing protein produces MKTQLCQKLVALFLISIIVSGCNTGTKKTADNDITFDSINVDKTYHLLENPENPNCNLQINFTYPAKYDDKEILKKIQQQFVSAYFGDSYEKLSPEEAVAKYTEDYLNNYKDLEGEYKEEVAKADETPVGAWFSYYEMSTNDIVYNQNDILSYSIYVENYTGGAHGSHATANHVINMKTGAPITESDIFIEDFQDDLAQILVDRIAKQNSVENAKDLENIGFFSIDEIFPNNNFLIDENGITYTFNEYEIAAYVVGATSVHLPYEEIQYLLKKESPIAHLAF; encoded by the coding sequence ATGAAGACGCAATTATGCCAAAAGCTTGTAGCTCTTTTTCTCATAAGTATAATTGTCAGCGGTTGTAACACCGGGACAAAAAAAACGGCGGATAATGATATTACATTCGATTCAATCAATGTGGACAAGACCTATCATCTTCTGGAAAACCCGGAGAATCCGAATTGTAACCTTCAGATAAATTTCACTTATCCAGCTAAATATGACGACAAAGAGATCCTGAAAAAGATACAGCAGCAATTTGTGTCTGCATACTTCGGGGACAGTTACGAAAAGTTATCTCCGGAAGAAGCGGTAGCCAAGTACACGGAGGATTATCTGAATAATTATAAGGACCTGGAGGGCGAATATAAGGAAGAAGTGGCAAAAGCCGATGAAACGCCGGTCGGAGCTTGGTTCTCTTATTACGAAATGTCTACCAACGATATTGTCTATAACCAGAACGATATCCTCAGTTACTCAATCTACGTAGAAAACTATACCGGAGGGGCGCATGGCTCGCATGCGACCGCCAACCATGTCATCAACATGAAAACCGGTGCCCCAATCACGGAATCCGATATTTTCATCGAAGATTTCCAGGACGACCTGGCGCAGATCCTTGTAGACCGGATCGCCAAACAGAACAGCGTGGAGAATGCCAAGGATCTGGAAAACATCGGTTTCTTCAGCATCGACGAGATTTTCCCGAACAACAACTTCCTGATCGACGAAAATGGGATTACCTATACATTTAATGAATATGAGATAGCAGCCTATGTGGTCGGAGCAACGAGTGTACATCTCCCCTATGAAGAGATACAATACCTGCTCAAAAAAGAGAGTCCGATCGCACATCTGGCATTTTAA